In Nicotiana tabacum cultivar K326 chromosome 11, ASM71507v2, whole genome shotgun sequence, a single window of DNA contains:
- the LOC142166075 gene encoding uncharacterized protein LOC142166075 has translation MKKKNANMILKVDLEKTFDRLEWYFIRESLFFFPFFHQNNHFNMSCLTTSSVSILVNGTQTRYFHPSRGIRQGDLISPYFCIICMKRLSRNIDSVVADKKWFPISINRGCPRISDMFFANDLTMFAGANRRNYTTILSILDNFNIASR, from the coding sequence atgaaaaagaaaaatgccaaTATGATCCTAAAAGTAGACTTAGAAAAGACCTTTGACAGGTTGGAGTGGTATTTCATCAGAGAatccctctttttttttccatttttccacCAAAATAATCACTTTAATATGTCTTGTCTAACTACAAGCTCCGTCTCCATTCTTGTCAATGGTACTCAGACTAGATACTTCCATCCTAGTAGAGGCATTAGGCAGGGGGATCTCATCTCACCTTACTtttgcatcatatgcatgaaAAGGCTTTCCAGGAATATAGACAGTGTTGTTGCTGACAAGAAATGGTTCCCTATCAGCATCAACAGGGGATGTCCTAGGATCTCTGACATGTTCTTTGCTAATGACCTCACTATGTTTGCCGGAGCTAATAGGAGAAATTATACGACCATCTTATCTATCCTAGATAATTTCAATATTGCCTCTAGGTAG
- the LOC142166074 gene encoding uncharacterized protein LOC142166074 produces the protein MAYHKHLTVELKFDAQFQSPGVGQSGGILLMWKDELVKLEEVATTPQGVHVMVKVLPSSCKWLFSAIYVSSCVNNRNKLCNLLEDLASAYMSSWIVGRGDFNELLKARDKFGGDNLNTKRSNKLWICLNSCKLVDLGFKGSKYTWSNKRYTNRHDLILERLDRCFSTDEWIEQFPDSIVTHLLRTQSDHCPLLLSLINQSQNKANKRFKFESLWCNHPDFLPIVQYNFTTNTDILRATTAFTNRVAYWNKHVFGNIFHRKRHILARLAGIQNSSGCPFSTFLQDLEVKFQQDFSVILKSKEDFWKLRSKINWLSECNANTKFFHIFTLNRRRRNMIMPLKDEVGNLIQDPQDIKDTNPKLLH, from the coding sequence ATGGCATACCACAAACACCTCACTGTTGAGCTCAAGTTCGATGCTCAATTCCAGTCCCCTGGTGTGGGTCAGTCTGGAGGGATTCTGCTTATGTGGAAAGATGAGCTGGTCAAGCTCGAGGAGGTTGCCACCACTCCACAGGGGGTGCATGTTATGGTTAAGGTACTCCCTTCCTCCTGTAAATGGCTCTTTTCTGCTATATATGTTAGTAGTTGTGTAAACAATAGGAATAAACTTTGTAATTTGTTAGAGGACCTAGCATCTGCATACATGAGTAGTTGGATTGTTGGGAGGGGGGACTTCAATGAACTCCTAAAGGCCAGGGATAAGTTTGGGGGTGATAACTTGAACACTAAGAGAAGCAACAAGTTATGGATATGCTTAAACAGTTGTAAACTAGTTGATCTAGGATTCAAAGGTTCAAAATATACTTGGTCTAATAAAAGATACACCAACAGACATGATCTGATCCTAGAAAGACTTGATAGATGCTTTTCCACCGATGAATGGATTGAACAATTTCCTGACTCAATTGTTACCCACCTACTTAGAACACAGTCTGACCATTGTCCTCTTCTCTTAAGCTTAATCAATCAGAGTCAGAACAAGGCCAACAAGCGATTTAAGTTTGAGTCTTTGTGGTGCAATCATCCAGATTTCCTACCAATAGTGCAATATAACTTTACAACCAATACTGATATTTTGAGAGCTACTACTGCTTTTACTAATAGGGTAGCTTATTGGAATAAACATGTATTTGGAAATATTTTCCATAGGAAAAGGCATATCCTAGCTAGATTAGCTGGCATTCAAAATTCCAGTGGCTGTCCATTTAGTACATTTCTCCAGGATTTAGAAGTTAAATTCCAACAGGATTTCTCTGTCATTCTTAAGAGTAAAGAGGACTTCTGGAAGCTTAGATCTAAAATTAATTGGTTGAGTGAGTGTAATGCCAACACAAAATTCTTTCACATATTCACTCTTAATAGAAGAAGGAGAAATATGATCATGCCTTTAAAAGATGAGGTTGGGAACTTAATCCAGGACCCTCAAGACATTAAGGACACAAATCCTAAACTACTTCACTAG